The following DNA comes from Salmo trutta chromosome 15, fSalTru1.1, whole genome shotgun sequence.
tctctgaaatgttctctaactacgtaacatttagtgtctccttatgttacactgggaaaacagttttcatgggcacagaaatcctaaatcatttcagtttactaaatccaatggttcaaaccgagagtcaccttaactttattgacacccaaatggatactgtcattaatgcagttcttcaataattacacataatacttaatactgtagctgtttagttacagtcacatgttcaactatcatcagctgatccaggaaatcattttctgaatgacagtcacatgacaaacatcacgacatgcaacaacaaccaaagtgcttcttcattcattactctggtaaagacagttatgctgtgctccatgttggatccaacatccctaacaaattgatgtttataatgtgttattgtctacttgatttactgtagggtctcgttagtctgtttggacacagagatacttagctcataatgtgtagaggactattccttgatggataggctattgtacaacacacagagctattttcctttattcaggacatttagaatgacaacacattacatagtagcctagtgggattattcacaaaacgATCTGGTGATCAGCTTATGAAATGTCATcacagacattttagtttccatgtttcacctgaaatattaaatgatttataatcctaggtctatgttgttgttaggtgaagttatgggtcctacagtaggtttatgttgttgttaggtgatgttatgggcACATTTGGCAAATACTTAGTGTAAAACCctctgtcaggctgatggcaaagctagccaaagagcattttacaggTTTGAGTGTTTATGTATAaatcagttgatttgcgacaataacacaaacatattaagcaggagattcaaacgagccttacaattataatccaaaagtagtgtgaaatacactcataatcaacctgtaaatggaggctgtttttgctgtcagcctatgagaactcccctgagttttcccccacggtggtgaattagtgaatagacacagagcttaatgtgagtttccttgagtagcactcctgatctagtgctgtaatattcaaaATGctttgtgaaaaactaaaatcgtCGCTCACCATTTTttctccaggcagatatactacatccataactagcgatttcctcattaccagatatactacatccataactagtggtttcctcattaccagatatactacatccataactagtggtttcctcattaccagatatactacatccataactagtggtttcctcattaccagatatgctacatccataactagtggtttcctcattaccagatatactacatccataactagtggtttcctcattaccagatatactacatccataactagtggtttcctcattagcagggaggagtttctgcaaccaattcagtaggcaagtcagttaagaacaaattcttcatttcaatgatggcctagcaacagtgttcaggggcagaacgacagatttttaccttgtcggctcggggattcgatcttgcaaacttccggttattagtccaacgctctaaccactaggctacctgccgcccctggatcagcctcattagcagggaggagtttctgcaatgaaattgtgtgcgcatcgccctcgcaccgcaattttagcaaatacagaaaggggcctatattggagaccaatagttgtctggcacactgcttaggatttcaacaactttaataacttatttctagttaccaCTAATGGGTAtctctgggcatcaccttttacctcaaataaacagtggatttctgctgttgttggcctttaaccatctgtctgactttgtgattcacacaggagagagacgggactatcgtggatcctctggggatcctcaacaacatcatgatgctgatgaGGCAGAGaaaagtctctccagatcagaactcctcaagaaacaccagcatagagccacagggaagaaatctcactgctgctctgactgtgggaaaagattcagCTCTTCAGTAGACCTTCAAATACATAACATAATTCACACAAGAGAGAAATCTTTTGGCTGTgatcactgtgggaagagttttactcagctaagcagcctgatagtacaccagcagggacatacaggagagaaaccgtatagctgtaatcaatgtgggaagagttttattcggctacaaaccctgaaatcacatcagagaatacacacaggagaaaaaccatatagctgtaatcaatgtgggaagagttttactcagctaaacaccctgatagtacaccagcggacacacacaggagagaaagcttttaactgtgatcaatgtggcaagagttttgctacatctagccagctgactttacaccagagaacacacacaggagagaaaccttataactgtagtcaatgtgggaagagttttactacatctagccagctgactttacaccagagaacacacacaggagagaaatctcatagctgtcatcaatgtgggaagagttttggtacatCCGGATGTCTGacaacacaccagagaacacacacaggagagaaaccttataactgtagtcaatgtgggaagagttttactacatcaagccagctgactttacaccagagaacacacacaggagagaaatcttacagctgtgatcaatgtgggaagagttttgcttcatctagcagtctgacagtacaccagagaacacacacaggagagaaatcttatagctgtaatcaatgtgggaagagttttgcttcaTCTAGcggtctgacagtacaccagagaacacacacaggagtgagaccttatagctgtgatcaatgtgggaagagttttattcaatctggcaatctgacagtacaccagagaacacacacgagAGAAACCtcttagctgtgaccagagataatctgataaaagatctctgatcaaatattagacaatacatacatgaaggagttgtttcatgatatcaatgaaatgtcacaatatagaatgttttaacattgtagtaggagtaatTTAATGATTTTAATTATAATATTGCAGGTGTTTCCTCTTGAAAACAGACATGTCCATGGTAAGGATTGTCTCAATGGTGTGCAGTCaaagttttgcgtttagccagtgagttgccatggatcacaaactattttgactgcatgtttttccatATTGGAGATgaattttgtttgggctcgttccaagaggacgagagttctagaagctagtgagttttaggaagatgagagttctagaagctagtggggaaaaaatacgtttttttcttgtttttaattgttgacagccagtagacaccatgtttatattggtgaaggtgaagcattgtagttgattataatgtgaaatggaagttgttttctgttggtggtgagcaaactctaaatataggatatatttgttgtcttaagggggaaggtgttacattctttggtttttccatttatgttttgaggtttggattttagcacgtctagctcgttagcacgtctagctcgttagcccgtctagctcgttagcacgtctagctcgttagcccgtctagctcgttagcccgtctagctcgttagcacgtctagctcgttagcacgtaggacgcactgattggtgtcacctcgttagtcagtatgtgttacacctgtgctggcttgtccatctcgttagtgggaaggtgtttcacctgagctggtccggtttttagttgtggttgtcagtgactctttgttagttccctcttctatgtatttctggttttcttgttttcttgatGGGGAAGGTAGCAACAAACAAGCAAAATATtatgggttggatattgcatcctattgttaatattttaatcaatggtgttcattagtctttcagttgttagtcttctgtttgtTGTGATTTTCATTAGAATGCTCAGTAGTCTTTAAGTTATTGTGTTTTTTATCCTCTTGTGTTTGAATACTAaatattttcatagtttttttctgtgatgccattgtgttgcatccatgtctgaaatgtgctatataaataaagcttgatttgatttgaacatattgtaaaataaatgaacccaatgactaaCCAATCAACAGATATGTACAAAAGCAACACGTATCTTGGTATGAAAAAGAGTATAAATTCAGTATTTCTCCCACTATGTCAAAATAGTGCATGTTATGtacgtttagtatcacttttcaaccaacccagtgcatttgttgaagataaatgtttaattcaacaatacgtcaaaggattcaactactgcaaaccgaaacaaacaaatggatcaaccagaacaatcccacttttccagcctgctgaaggcgtggtggagtggtaaacaccacccccggctctaccaggggcttgaggtggtctcccacagctctgattatgtcatgttctgtggccttgctgttccatttcttgactgcccctgcaacacagaaacacatttagtcatattatataaaacactcaaagtaatggatatggagcatctatggcctcagttacacctggcacctaaatgtgacttctgtcatccaatcactccaagctgcattaggttcagatctaccaggatgggcctttgacatagtctggatgcagtcaggccaccgaatatgcataagcaatgtaaagagatggggtgaatgaggggaaaagtacatttgacacaaattaccttcataatatcaaagaacaaatgtgtgcctgaggggaaattaactttcatacagccaaaaggggtgagaaattacaccaataccagtggacaatttgcactaatgtagaTAAACatagatggaacatattcccttttgctgatgtgatgaaccgctaaggggacataaatatttaccatctgaaccatgtgtgacctctcacctctctggctgtagaagtgttcttcctaaccagtccctcaacagctctctgactgagctccaccctcactgggtcttcagaggagaggaaggctgaggagggatggaaggatgaatggatcagtcagtcaataaagtgtagagctgctgtctatgctgtctgacaaaatcactgttttagtagttcattaaagtaaataaggctttatgactgctgaataccaactatcaatcacttagatcatgtattttcaggtagagatacatccttgggacgtccctagcccgttgaagttgacatttaaaatggttaaggttagggtttagggtagggatgtaccaaggatcccagatagcattgaccattgtgcattcttctatCTCTTTTACAaagcaggtgatgggttctgacttctgaacttgaaaatattaaatatccttatttatgtgaaattgaatgaaacaataatgtatgttgatgctaatatgatgtacaatattccatgatgtttctatatgataacaatagagta
Coding sequences within:
- the LOC115149610 gene encoding zinc finger protein 180-like, with product MEHQHRATGKKSHCCSDCGKRFSSSVDLQIHNIIHTREKSFGCDHCGKSFTQLSSLIVHQQGHTGEKPYSCNQCGKSFIRLQTLKSHQRIHTGEKPYSCNQCGKSFTQLNTLIVHQRTHTGEKAFNCDQCGKSFATSSQLTLHQRTHTGEKPYNCSQCGKSFTTSSQLTLHQRTHTGEKSHSCHQCGKSFGTSGCLTTHQRTHTGEKPYNCSQCGKSFTTSSQLTLHQRTHTGEKSYSCDQCGKSFASSSSLTVHQRTHTGEKSYSCNQCGKSFASSSGLTVHQRTHTGVRPYSCDQCGKSFIQSGNLTVHQRTHTRETS